A window from Synechococcus sp. RSCCF101 encodes these proteins:
- a CDS encoding sulfotransferase domain-containing protein, translated as MAAGGLRRWLQRSAAGSVSQPTDRRPLVDVLGLGAQRCGTTTLQTLLSRHPGLFLPAFKEVHYFSLHYDKGHDWYAAHYSGAAPGQLRGDITPYYLFHPQAPARIAATVPGARLIVLLRDPVERALSQYGHSRRLGLEPLPLEQALAAEPTRLAGAEARLAAPGGRDRSHQEHSYLSRSRYGPQLARYEALWPQEAMLLLRSEDLFAEPELSWRRIQAFLALKEHPFPGPLPRANAAGNTQLEPSAALRAWMREQLEPTYALMEQRYGLRWPR; from the coding sequence ATGGCGGCAGGCGGACTCAGGCGCTGGCTGCAGCGGTCCGCCGCTGGGTCAGTCTCCCAGCCCACCGATCGCCGGCCCCTGGTGGATGTGCTCGGTCTGGGCGCCCAGCGCTGCGGCACCACCACCCTCCAGACCCTGCTCTCCCGGCATCCGGGGCTGTTCCTGCCGGCCTTCAAGGAGGTCCATTACTTCTCGCTGCACTACGACAAGGGGCACGACTGGTACGCCGCGCACTACAGCGGCGCCGCCCCCGGCCAGCTGCGGGGCGACATCACGCCCTATTACCTGTTCCATCCCCAGGCCCCGGCCCGCATCGCCGCCACCGTGCCGGGCGCCCGGCTGATCGTGCTGCTGCGCGACCCGGTGGAGCGGGCCCTCTCCCAGTACGGCCACAGCCGCCGGCTCGGGCTGGAGCCGCTGCCGCTTGAGCAGGCCCTGGCAGCGGAGCCCACCCGCCTGGCGGGGGCCGAGGCTCGCCTGGCCGCGCCCGGAGGCCGCGACCGCTCCCATCAGGAGCACAGCTACCTGAGCCGCAGCCGCTACGGTCCCCAGCTGGCCCGCTACGAGGCGCTGTGGCCACAGGAGGCGATGCTGCTGCTGCGCAGCGAGGATCTCTTCGCCGAGCCGGAGCTCAGCTGGCGGCGCATTCAGGCCTTCCTGGCACTGAAGGAGCATCCGTTCCCGGGCCCCCTGCCCCGGGCCAACGCCGCCGGCAACACCCAGCTCGAGCCCAGCGCTGCCCTGCGCGCCTGGATGCGGGAGCAACTGGAGCCCACCTACGCCCTGATGGAGCAGCGCTACGGCCTGCGCTGGCCCAGATGA
- a CDS encoding glycosyltransferase → MTLPAEAATPPAARDAPTLSCLVISRTAALLERMLASLSRARLHWGEADEVLLSWNGSEEELEELLRRREEAETGAPTLRVALREPYHFARNMNRLAEQARGELLVLINDDVELDPGSLDRAIHLLETHPEIALLGGRLRGSDGRLTHAGLLLSPGGLPYNRLRPDQLPGLIDAEGLDAMESGPIPAVTGALMVLPREVFLGIRFRESFRVCGEDIDLCLQIQRQLGRPVYYASDVSGVHDEKSTRGDAVDHFDLQRLAGEISASGGLAALADTNLAHWAVQEGRLFFETIQRLRGEIRDLEDLVNQKRDAITDLGRQQEDAAARHRDQLRGLQLKLNDAELRASLALRDLEALRQSRTWKATAPLRSLADSLRAAPLEASGDGGAAGDSDAAALAELPPLSRMAPAGGPEAGSPADPAQLHVVFDSLILGLANRASVSRGGSTATAAS, encoded by the coding sequence ATGACCCTCCCTGCCGAGGCCGCCACGCCGCCTGCGGCGAGGGACGCGCCGACCCTCTCCTGCCTGGTGATCTCACGCACCGCGGCTCTGCTGGAGCGCATGCTCGCCAGCCTGAGCCGGGCCCGGCTGCACTGGGGTGAGGCCGACGAGGTGCTGCTGTCGTGGAATGGCAGCGAGGAGGAGCTGGAGGAACTGCTGCGCCGCCGGGAGGAGGCGGAGACCGGCGCGCCGACGCTGCGGGTGGCCCTGCGGGAGCCATATCACTTCGCCCGCAACATGAACCGGCTGGCGGAGCAGGCCCGCGGCGAGCTGCTGGTGCTGATCAACGACGACGTGGAGCTCGACCCCGGCAGCCTCGACCGGGCGATCCACCTGCTGGAGACCCATCCGGAGATCGCCCTGCTGGGAGGCCGGCTGCGGGGCTCGGATGGCCGCCTCACCCATGCCGGCCTGCTCCTCTCACCGGGCGGCCTGCCCTACAACCGGCTGCGGCCGGATCAGCTGCCCGGCCTGATCGATGCCGAGGGGCTCGATGCGATGGAGTCGGGCCCGATCCCGGCCGTGACCGGCGCCCTGATGGTGCTGCCGCGGGAGGTGTTCCTCGGCATCCGCTTCCGGGAGAGCTTCCGGGTCTGCGGGGAGGACATCGACCTCTGCCTGCAGATCCAGCGTCAGCTGGGCCGGCCGGTGTACTACGCCTCGGATGTGTCGGGGGTGCACGACGAGAAGAGCACCCGCGGCGATGCCGTGGACCACTTCGACCTGCAGCGGCTGGCCGGGGAGATCAGCGCCAGCGGCGGCCTGGCGGCGCTGGCGGACACGAACCTGGCCCACTGGGCCGTGCAGGAGGGGCGTCTGTTCTTCGAGACGATCCAGCGGCTGCGCGGTGAGATCCGGGACCTGGAGGATCTCGTGAATCAGAAGCGGGATGCGATCACCGATCTCGGGCGCCAGCAGGAGGATGCCGCCGCCCGGCACCGCGATCAGCTCCGCGGCCTGCAGCTGAAGCTGAACGACGCCGAGCTGCGAGCCTCCCTGGCGCTGCGGGATCTGGAGGCCCTGCGCCAGAGCCGCACCTGGAAGGCCACCGCGCCGCTGCGCTCCCTGGCGGACAGCCTGCGGGCCGCGCCTCTGGAGGCCAGCGGCGATGGAGGGGCAGCCGGCGACAGCGATGCGGCGGCCCTGGCCGAATTGCCGCCCCTGAGCCGGATGGCCCCCGCCGGCGGGCCCGAGGCCGGATCGCCGGCCGATCCGGCCCAGCTGCATGTGGTGTTCGACAGCCTGATCCTGGGGCTGGCCAACCGGGCCAGCGTCTCGCGGGGGGGATCTACCGCTACGGCAGCCAGCTGA
- a CDS encoding calcium-binding protein: MDVLNAVNEFGEDYVGGQQAGDSITFSSPQTGVVPTKTIRGGQGDDTIVIANLLTGPSTVNGNKDSDTISIAQGASESTISGGDGNDTINADGPFTNALINGNLGADIINFGNGLAVPVPTPVSAANSTVAGGDNNDTINYSTAVGFVGSFESSKVNGNKGNDVINVGAAGGGTRTFGAFSLFGGQGSDTLNFNGDGAASTDAAYLSGDLGNDILNAFTSGDNTLIGGDGNDTMTSGGGKDLLRGNAGNDTISAGGDDDSVVGGAGDDILNGGAGNDTITGGAGADSFTVSAGSDVYLINEVSDSAAVTSGTTRTFDSVSGALGASQIDITAVVDTLAGGSYGGAAVTVAALGAFAADNFSQLKTALDALAILGSSTTQIRAYEFTVANLTPSGGIAGTYMWVNDSQKEFNQGDLLFREAAAGNIVGGDFTVA; encoded by the coding sequence GTGGACGTCCTGAACGCCGTCAACGAGTTCGGCGAAGATTACGTCGGCGGTCAGCAGGCTGGTGATTCGATCACCTTCAGCTCCCCCCAGACCGGGGTTGTTCCCACCAAAACCATTCGTGGCGGCCAGGGCGACGACACCATCGTCATCGCGAACCTGCTGACCGGTCCCAGCACCGTGAATGGCAATAAGGACAGTGACACCATCTCGATCGCTCAGGGTGCTTCTGAGTCGACCATTTCCGGCGGTGACGGCAACGACACCATCAACGCTGATGGCCCCTTCACCAACGCTCTGATCAACGGCAACCTCGGTGCCGACATCATCAACTTCGGTAACGGCCTGGCTGTTCCCGTCCCCACCCCTGTGAGCGCCGCCAACTCCACGGTGGCAGGTGGTGACAACAACGACACCATCAACTACTCCACGGCTGTTGGTTTCGTTGGCTCCTTCGAATCCAGCAAGGTCAACGGCAACAAGGGCAACGACGTGATCAACGTCGGCGCCGCCGGCGGTGGCACCCGCACCTTCGGCGCCTTCTCGCTGTTCGGTGGTCAGGGTTCTGACACCCTGAACTTCAACGGTGACGGTGCTGCCTCCACCGACGCGGCCTACCTGAGTGGTGACCTCGGCAACGACATCCTCAACGCCTTCACCAGCGGCGACAACACCCTGATCGGTGGTGACGGCAACGACACCATGACCAGCGGCGGCGGCAAGGACCTGCTCCGTGGCAACGCCGGCAACGACACCATCAGTGCCGGTGGCGACGATGACTCCGTCGTGGGTGGTGCCGGCGACGACATCCTCAACGGTGGTGCCGGCAACGACACGATCACCGGTGGTGCCGGCGCGGATTCCTTCACCGTGTCCGCCGGCTCCGACGTTTACCTCATCAACGAAGTCAGCGACAGTGCTGCCGTCACCTCCGGCACCACCCGCACCTTCGACAGCGTCTCCGGTGCTCTCGGCGCCAGCCAGATCGACATCACCGCTGTTGTCGACACCCTGGCCGGTGGCAGCTACGGCGGTGCAGCCGTGACCGTCGCCGCTCTGGGTGCCTTCGCTGCTGACAACTTCAGCCAGCTGAAGACGGCCCTGGATGCTCTCGCCATCCTCGGTTCCTCCACCACACAGATCCGGGCCTACGAATTCACCGTGGCCAACCTCACCCCGTCCGGCGGCATCGCCGGCACCTACATGTGGGTGAACGACAGCCAGAAGGAGTTCAACCAGGGCGACCTGCTGTTCCGTGAAGCCGCTGCAGGCAACATCGTTGGTGGCGACTTCACCGTCGCCTGA
- a CDS encoding glycosyltransferase: MAKATPPLVLLIGMHRSGTSLLGSLLPALGIPLPGPLIEADRHNPEGYFEHGEVVALQEELLIALDRWWPSQNGALPLPEDWLERPETQRCGEALHRILLEQAARQSGPWAIKDPRTTMLLPLWRQQAAAIGLPLRPILCLRDPAEVMVSLVHRDAAAAGMTPWRAQQLWWRHNSQALFNSEGLPLHILHYSRWFAAAGPEAAATQLRRLFSALHGREPQPAELEAALGRIRPEHRRSRRTLRTAIPIHPNLRWLERQLLAVADGRRERGSLLHELRRRPQPLTLPLSAWRHGTRRPPLRAVLIRQRSRLVPRAEPGAWFDAAHYRAQLPELPADHDPLCHYWWRGWRDGLSPHPFFDPAAYDRACRERGLAVEGAPLRHFLLTGLERAIPPSGLVDPAWLDGHPQRPALWRQARPVGLHPWGAAASVLAGGDLHAASATLRRWIHGGIPAGDLARIGGLEAGGFAELDALLAERPAPGPPGRLDTPGADPNAWPVHAWLQWLPAGLGWSGEQGLPWRQQNSRAWEEAGGGAPDLVLLLPPRLPEAVDSNALLAWSRGAHVLVRAAAVRQRLRRLGVAAHPLAPGQQAGSGWLNRLGDADAACRRLGLAPAEAALIGDGPLILGTAGREWEEALAPPLWGLPRFDQLELNGSEDARLLAGWLNGATRQGLSLVRLDPTEEERRLAAWTALQGPAEARSGWLPPQLFRPPLHPDELAAELRWRARGGPPMAEVSTPEPELQRLWQGGREGTPEVSLCISLHNYADRIETALESAAGQSLEAVELIVVDDASSDAGRAVTQRWLEARGPRFTGAQLLGHAVNGGLASARNSAFAAARAPWCFVLDADNSLEPEALARCVALARRVPAEIAVVHPILQVLAGGDRPEEQRALLGAASWQRHCFREGNTIDAMALIRRSAWREVGGYSHIPEGWEDFDFWCKLIEAGYGGVICPQRLAHYHCHGASMLATRTQRSLRAVSRRLQQRHPWLELPLATGLQEAAWPES, translated from the coding sequence ATGGCAAAGGCCACCCCTCCCCTGGTGCTGCTGATCGGCATGCACCGCTCGGGCACCTCCCTGCTGGGCTCGCTGCTGCCCGCCCTGGGCATCCCCCTGCCCGGCCCCCTGATCGAAGCCGACCGCCACAACCCGGAGGGCTACTTCGAGCACGGCGAAGTGGTGGCCCTGCAGGAGGAGCTGCTGATCGCCCTCGATCGCTGGTGGCCCTCCCAGAACGGCGCCCTGCCCCTGCCGGAGGACTGGCTGGAGCGACCCGAGACCCAGCGCTGCGGCGAGGCCCTGCACCGGATCCTGCTCGAGCAGGCGGCCCGGCAGAGCGGGCCCTGGGCGATCAAGGATCCCCGCACCACGATGCTGCTGCCCCTCTGGCGCCAGCAGGCCGCGGCGATCGGTCTGCCGCTGCGCCCGATCCTGTGCCTGCGGGATCCGGCCGAGGTGATGGTGTCGCTGGTGCACCGCGACGCGGCGGCCGCCGGCATGACCCCCTGGCGGGCCCAGCAGCTCTGGTGGCGGCACAACAGCCAGGCCCTGTTCAACAGCGAGGGGCTGCCGCTCCACATCCTTCACTACAGCCGCTGGTTCGCCGCCGCCGGCCCGGAGGCGGCCGCCACGCAGCTGCGGCGGCTGTTCAGCGCCCTGCACGGGCGCGAGCCGCAGCCGGCCGAGCTGGAGGCGGCCCTGGGCCGGATCCGGCCGGAACACCGCCGCAGCCGGCGCACCCTGCGCACCGCCATCCCCATCCATCCGAACCTGCGCTGGCTGGAGCGGCAGCTGCTGGCCGTCGCCGACGGCCGCCGCGAACGCGGCTCACTGCTGCACGAGCTGCGCCGCCGGCCCCAGCCGCTCACGCTGCCGCTCTCGGCCTGGCGCCACGGGACGCGGCGGCCGCCGCTGCGGGCGGTGCTGATCCGTCAGCGCTCGCGGCTGGTGCCCCGGGCCGAGCCCGGCGCCTGGTTCGATGCCGCCCACTACCGGGCCCAGCTGCCGGAGCTGCCGGCGGATCACGATCCCCTCTGCCACTACTGGTGGCGGGGCTGGCGCGACGGGCTCTCCCCCCACCCGTTCTTCGATCCGGCGGCCTACGACCGGGCCTGCCGGGAGCGGGGCCTGGCGGTGGAGGGGGCACCGCTGCGCCACTTCCTGCTCACGGGCCTGGAGCGGGCCATCCCGCCCTCGGGCCTGGTGGATCCGGCCTGGCTGGACGGGCATCCACAACGGCCGGCGCTCTGGCGGCAGGCGCGCCCGGTGGGGCTCCACCCCTGGGGGGCCGCGGCGTCGGTGCTGGCGGGGGGCGATCTGCACGCCGCCAGCGCCACGCTGCGGCGCTGGATCCATGGCGGCATCCCCGCCGGCGACCTGGCGCGGATCGGTGGCCTCGAGGCGGGCGGCTTCGCGGAGCTGGACGCGCTGCTGGCGGAACGCCCCGCACCGGGGCCTCCGGGGCGGCTCGACACACCGGGCGCCGATCCCAACGCCTGGCCCGTCCACGCCTGGCTGCAGTGGCTGCCGGCCGGCCTCGGCTGGAGCGGCGAACAGGGCCTGCCCTGGCGCCAGCAGAACAGCCGGGCCTGGGAGGAGGCCGGCGGCGGGGCGCCGGACCTGGTGCTGCTGCTGCCGCCGCGCCTGCCGGAGGCTGTGGACAGCAATGCCCTGCTGGCCTGGAGCCGGGGGGCCCATGTGCTGGTGCGGGCCGCAGCCGTGCGCCAGCGGCTGCGGCGCCTGGGGGTAGCGGCCCACCCTCTGGCGCCGGGTCAGCAGGCGGGATCGGGCTGGCTGAACCGCCTCGGCGATGCCGACGCCGCCTGCCGGCGGCTGGGGCTGGCGCCGGCCGAGGCCGCCCTCATCGGCGATGGGCCGCTCATCCTCGGCACGGCCGGCCGGGAGTGGGAGGAGGCCCTCGCACCGCCGCTGTGGGGCCTGCCCCGCTTCGATCAGCTGGAGCTGAACGGCAGCGAGGACGCCCGCCTGCTGGCCGGCTGGCTGAACGGGGCCACGCGGCAGGGCCTCTCACTGGTGCGGCTGGACCCCACGGAGGAGGAGCGCCGCCTGGCGGCCTGGACGGCCCTGCAGGGGCCGGCGGAAGCCCGGTCCGGCTGGCTGCCGCCGCAGCTGTTCCGGCCGCCGCTCCATCCCGATGAGCTCGCGGCGGAGCTGCGCTGGCGGGCACGGGGAGGGCCACCGATGGCGGAGGTGAGCACGCCCGAGCCGGAGCTGCAGCGGCTCTGGCAGGGCGGCCGCGAGGGCACACCCGAGGTGAGCCTCTGCATCAGCCTGCACAACTACGCCGATCGGATTGAAACGGCACTGGAGAGCGCGGCGGGCCAGAGCCTGGAGGCGGTGGAGCTGATCGTGGTGGACGACGCCTCCAGCGATGCCGGCCGGGCGGTGACCCAGCGCTGGCTGGAGGCCCGAGGCCCGCGGTTCACCGGCGCGCAGCTGCTGGGGCATGCCGTCAACGGCGGCCTGGCCTCGGCCCGCAACAGCGCCTTCGCGGCGGCGCGCGCACCGTGGTGCTTCGTGCTCGATGCCGACAACAGCCTCGAACCCGAGGCCCTGGCCCGCTGCGTGGCGCTGGCCCGGCGGGTGCCGGCGGAGATCGCCGTGGTGCACCCGATCCTGCAGGTGCTGGCCGGAGGGGACCGGCCCGAGGAGCAGCGCGCCCTGCTGGGGGCGGCCAGCTGGCAGCGGCACTGCTTCCGGGAGGGCAACACGATCGATGCCATGGCCCTGATCCGCCGCAGCGCCTGGCGGGAGGTGGGGGGCTACAGCCACATCCCCGAGGGCTGGGAGGACTTCGACTTCTGGTGCAAGCTGATCGAGGCCGGCTACGGCGGCGTGATCTGCCCCCAGCGGCTGGCGCACTACCACTGCCACGGGGCCTCGATGCTGGCCACCCGCACCCAGCGGAGCCTGCGGGCCGTGAGCCGCCGGCTGCAGCAGCGGCACCCCTGGCTGGAGCTGCCCCTGGCGACCGGCCTGCAGGAGGCCGCCTGGCCGGAGTCCTGA
- a CDS encoding glycosyltransferase encodes MRYAPARGNTPGIHDLVLETETKVIRGEACAAAAQTLRDQGLRPDLICVHPGWGEGLFLKHVWPDTPMLCYQEFWYNTEGFDVGFDPEWPSAERDWETGCRIQMKNAYLHLMFGEADWNITPTTFQRSSFPQPYQQRLSVIHDGIDCSQSCPNPDPAPLELGHSIRLEPGDRLVTFVNRRLEPYRGCHTFIRALPELQRLQPEARIVVVGETSGVSYGRPCPEGEWKELFLKEIEGDYDPSRVNFIGNIPHHAFTRLLQLSACHVYLTYPFVLSWSLLEAMSCGCAVVGSRTAPVEEVIRDGHNGVLVDFFKPGDLASAVSDLLENRALAQQLGRAARQTIQARFDLRTCLPRQLALMDLVANRALPD; translated from the coding sequence GTGCGCTACGCCCCGGCTCGGGGCAACACGCCCGGAATTCACGACCTGGTGCTGGAAACCGAAACCAAGGTGATCCGCGGCGAGGCCTGTGCCGCCGCCGCTCAGACGCTGCGGGATCAGGGCCTGAGACCCGATCTGATCTGTGTGCACCCCGGCTGGGGAGAAGGGCTGTTTCTCAAGCACGTCTGGCCCGATACGCCCATGCTCTGCTACCAGGAGTTCTGGTACAACACGGAGGGCTTTGATGTCGGATTCGATCCGGAGTGGCCCTCAGCGGAGCGCGACTGGGAAACCGGTTGCCGCATCCAGATGAAGAATGCCTATCTCCATCTGATGTTCGGTGAAGCGGACTGGAACATCACGCCCACCACCTTCCAGCGCAGCAGCTTTCCCCAGCCCTATCAGCAGCGCCTGAGTGTGATCCACGACGGGATCGATTGTTCCCAGTCCTGCCCCAATCCGGACCCGGCTCCATTGGAGTTGGGACACTCGATTCGACTCGAGCCCGGTGATCGCCTCGTCACCTTTGTGAACCGACGCCTGGAGCCCTATCGCGGCTGCCACACCTTCATCCGCGCCCTGCCCGAGCTGCAGCGTCTGCAGCCGGAGGCACGCATCGTGGTGGTGGGAGAAACCAGCGGCGTGAGTTACGGCCGGCCGTGTCCGGAGGGGGAATGGAAAGAGCTGTTTCTCAAGGAGATCGAAGGCGACTATGACCCCAGCCGAGTGAATTTCATCGGCAACATCCCCCATCACGCCTTCACGCGTCTGCTGCAACTCAGCGCCTGCCATGTGTATCTCACCTATCCCTTCGTGCTCAGCTGGAGTCTGCTGGAGGCCATGAGTTGCGGCTGCGCCGTGGTGGGATCCCGAACCGCGCCGGTGGAGGAGGTGATCCGCGATGGCCACAATGGCGTGCTGGTGGATTTCTTCAAGCCGGGTGATCTGGCCAGCGCCGTGTCGGATCTGCTGGAGAACCGCGCGCTCGCGCAGCAGCTCGGCCGTGCGGCCCGGCAGACGATTCAGGCCCGCTTTGATCTGCGCACCTGCCTGCCGCGCCAACTGGCTCTGATGGATCTCGTGGCCAATCGGGCCCTGCCGGATTAA
- a CDS encoding glycosyltransferase family 1 protein, with the protein MLALVQGGHIGQLHPYCPDPLLAGSVRAELEALEAASGLTLGQRPAGGPAPRLPDPGTRLKRVLKPLYRRLLGSGRMRAVAQRNFDSTLARCSRANTVFHTPFQSVPPEVRRSGIGSVVVTVHDMLPRIHPEFFTEETIRHFSEMIDLLQAGDHVICVSESTRRDFLRFNRVVPESHVHVTPLAASPELRPVRDPARLESHRRALAIREGEQVILSLCTLEPRKNLTTLIDAFEALRQSGTAEGVRLVLAGSMGWKTTALTERIRTSSESEAITVTGHIPDADLALLYSCADVFVYPSLYEGFGLPPLEAMQCGTPVIVGATSSLPEVVGEAALLVDPRSAGELSAAMARLLGSSEQRRLLGQRALEQAARFSWQRTAADTAEVYGRTLAG; encoded by the coding sequence ATGCTGGCGCTGGTGCAGGGCGGCCACATCGGTCAGCTGCACCCCTACTGCCCCGACCCGCTGCTGGCCGGATCGGTGCGGGCGGAACTGGAGGCCCTGGAGGCGGCGAGCGGCCTGACCCTGGGCCAGCGGCCCGCCGGCGGGCCGGCGCCGCGGCTGCCGGATCCGGGCACACGCCTGAAACGGGTGCTCAAGCCCCTCTACCGCCGCCTGCTGGGCTCCGGACGGATGCGGGCCGTGGCCCAGCGCAACTTCGACAGCACCCTGGCCCGCTGCAGCCGGGCCAACACCGTGTTTCACACGCCGTTCCAGTCGGTGCCGCCGGAGGTGCGCCGCAGCGGCATCGGCTCGGTGGTGGTGACCGTGCACGACATGCTGCCGCGCATCCACCCGGAGTTCTTCACCGAGGAGACGATCCGCCACTTCAGCGAGATGATCGACCTGCTCCAAGCGGGCGATCACGTGATCTGCGTCTCGGAGTCGACGCGGCGCGACTTCCTGCGCTTCAACCGGGTGGTGCCGGAGAGCCATGTGCATGTGACGCCGCTGGCGGCCTCGCCGGAGCTGCGGCCCGTGCGCGATCCGGCCCGGCTGGAGAGCCACCGCCGGGCGCTGGCGATCCGGGAGGGGGAGCAGGTGATTCTGAGCCTCTGCACGCTGGAGCCCCGCAAGAACCTCACCACCCTGATCGACGCCTTTGAGGCGCTGCGGCAGAGCGGGACGGCAGAGGGCGTCCGCCTGGTGCTGGCGGGCTCGATGGGCTGGAAAACCACCGCCCTCACCGAACGGATCCGCACCAGCAGCGAGTCGGAGGCGATCACCGTCACCGGTCACATCCCCGACGCCGATCTGGCGCTGCTCTACTCGTGCGCCGATGTGTTCGTGTACCCATCCCTCTACGAGGGCTTCGGGCTGCCGCCGCTGGAGGCGATGCAGTGCGGCACTCCCGTGATCGTGGGCGCCACCTCCTCGTTGCCGGAGGTGGTGGGGGAGGCGGCGCTGCTGGTGGATCCCCGCAGTGCCGGCGAGCTGAGCGCGGCCATGGCCCGGCTGCTGGGCTCGAGCGAGCAGCGCCGCCTGCTGGGCCAGCGGGCGCTGGAGCAGGCGGCCCGCTTCAGCTGGCAGCGCACCGCCGCGGACACCGCCGAGGTCTATGGCCGCACCCTCGCCGGCTGA
- a CDS encoding glycosyltransferase, which yields MAAPSPAEPASGARLVLAYRPSGFPELGGLHRLGCEIVQRAGPDGSATLIARGQSGAPLPGSRPTHRLRQGDRLVVIGCNVAWAYRLVLSQRLRHPRRPVAWLPSFHDPATVRHSRRARLAQLALKVLQRLGVTVHVQTPHEQQLLQAGRGAHCRLSSHGLPADVRRGLEQCLQPAGTASGERSIDLLFVGRPTLQKGWGRFIALAQRSRLRCGAILPSRPVGPLAPPAGMAVLLAPERSRISQELGRSRLVLIPSDYESFGIAQLEAIAAGCVVPILGHWPLWEGFEALQWQQLDDAALLAACERLAADEPRRRALALAQARHVLDQPSARAPWLPGLLPAGGGAP from the coding sequence ATGGCCGCACCCTCGCCGGCTGAGCCCGCCAGCGGCGCGCGCCTGGTGCTGGCCTACCGGCCGAGCGGGTTCCCCGAGCTCGGCGGCCTGCACCGGCTGGGCTGCGAGATCGTGCAGCGGGCCGGCCCCGATGGCAGCGCCACCCTGATCGCCCGCGGCCAGAGCGGGGCGCCGCTGCCGGGCAGCCGGCCCACCCATCGGCTGCGGCAAGGCGACCGGCTGGTGGTGATCGGCTGCAACGTGGCCTGGGCCTACAGGCTGGTGCTGAGCCAGCGGCTGCGGCATCCGCGGCGCCCTGTGGCCTGGCTGCCGAGCTTCCATGACCCGGCCACCGTGCGCCACAGCCGCCGGGCCCGGCTGGCCCAGCTGGCTCTGAAGGTGCTGCAGCGGCTGGGGGTGACGGTGCACGTGCAGACCCCGCACGAGCAGCAGCTGCTGCAGGCGGGCCGCGGCGCCCACTGCCGCCTCTCCAGCCACGGCCTGCCGGCCGACGTGCGGCGGGGGCTGGAGCAGTGCCTGCAGCCGGCAGGGACCGCAAGCGGTGAGCGCTCGATCGATCTGCTCTTCGTGGGGCGGCCCACCCTGCAGAAGGGCTGGGGACGGTTCATCGCCCTGGCGCAGCGGAGCCGGCTGCGTTGCGGAGCGATTCTGCCCTCGCGGCCCGTCGGGCCGCTGGCGCCGCCGGCCGGCATGGCAGTGCTGCTGGCCCCGGAGCGGAGCCGCATCAGCCAGGAACTGGGCCGCAGCCGGCTGGTGCTGATCCCATCGGACTACGAATCCTTCGGCATCGCCCAGCTGGAGGCGATCGCCGCGGGCTGCGTGGTGCCGATCCTGGGGCACTGGCCCCTGTGGGAGGGATTCGAGGCGCTGCAGTGGCAGCAGCTGGATGATGCCGCCCTGCTGGCGGCCTGCGAGCGCCTGGCGGCCGACGAGCCGCGTCGTCGCGCCCTCGCACTGGCCCAGGCCCGCCACGTGCTCGATCAGCCCAGCGCCCGGGCTCCCTGGCTGCCGGGTCTGCTGCCGGCGGGGGGTGGGGCGCCATGA